The following DNA comes from Alnus glutinosa chromosome 6, dhAlnGlut1.1, whole genome shotgun sequence.
GGGCTTTATCTCCAAAGTCATATTGGCCTTTAGGCTACAGTTAGTTTTGGGTTCAGCTCATCGAGCAATGTATTGCCCATTGTTTCTTTCTCCATCTTGCTAGATGGCTCTCCCTTTTGGCaaaatcttcatttttcatGGCTTTAGGCAAGGGGATCCCCTATCCCCGCTCCTCTTCATTCTTCGAATTGAGGTGTCATCCATGCTTATTTCCATAGAGGGATTATCGGCAGCCTCTATGGCATCAAAATTTATAGGCAAAGCCCCATGTGTCCCATCTCCTCTTTGTGGTTGACCTTATGGTCTTTGCAAGGGGAAATGCTCTTGAAGCCAACACACTCAATTGTCTCAACAAATACTCTACCTAGGTAGGTCGTAAGGTCAACCTCTCAAATTCCTCAATTTTTCTCAACAAAAATTGTACACCTACTACTGTTTCCTCCATCCAAGCTATCCTTAACCTCCGCCAAATCCCTCGTAAAGCCAAACATCTTGCCCTTCTCAATTCTCATGTTATTCCACATAAACAATAGCAGTACCTTCGAGGAGCTCAagtttaaaattcttaaaaggATTTTAGGTTGGAAAGCCAAACTGCCTTCCTAAGCAGCCCACACCACCCTTATCAAAACAGTAGCCAATGTCATCCCAAGCTACTTTACGTCTCTTTTCCTAAGAGATGAGTCTAACATCTGCTTATTGCATATCTCATCTCCTCTTCTTAAAGATGTTGGAACTCCCCCTTCTACACAACATTTTTAATTCAACCTTTGTCCAACATTCACCTGTCCATAACTTCACCACTGATAAATGGACATGGATACCCTCCCctctcaaaaaaatttatgttaagTCAGTCCAACTCCCTGTCCCACCCTTCTCCCCACCCACGGTGGATTGAAAAGGTTTGTGGAATCTTAAAATCCAGCACAGGTTTAAGCATTTCCTTTGAAAAATCACCTAGAACATTCTCCCTGTGAAAaccaatattttaaaattcaatcCCTTGCATTGACCCATATTTGCTCTCTTGCCCATTTATGGCAAGGGCTTTCGAAATCTTTGTAACACATCTTCTTTGCTTTCCCTTTAGCTAGGTCAATTTGGAGGCACACTAACTGGCCCCTTAATTCTTCAACTTTATGCTCCTAGCCAATTTAAAGTTGGACAAAAGCCTTGCTTAGTACCATTCCCTGCTCGGCATCCCTTTTAAATATGTTGGTAACAATTATTATGAACCATTCCAATTGAcatgctattttattttgaaaaaataataccATAGAGATCCATGcagttttattttatcaaattagTCTTTTAGATTTAAATTGATCGAATCACTCATTAAGTTATGCTCAATTATAAAGTCGCTTTATTTGTACATTTGCCGTTagggtttttaacaaaaaaatgtgATACATAGCCGTAGGCATAAGACAATGTTGGACCCAATAAAATAGCTATATGTGTACAAGTGCACCATATAAGGAGTGGTGGGGTGGATCACCACTCTACCACTCTATAGAGGGTGTGGGTTAGTCATCCCATCCACTAAAGCCCACTAGCGACGTGCGCTGTTGGAATGACCCACACCCTCCACCAGCTAGCATGGATGGCATGAATAGACCCACCCACGCCCTTCATGGTCCACGAAGGTGGGAGTGGGATCACCCCATCAATTGCTGCATGAGTTGTAACTCACCCATTCATGATGCTAATAGGTGTAGGTTCTCCACCAATAAAGAAGGAGGGTGGAGTCGTGCCCCTGCCTCCTCCACCCGTTGGCAAAAAGGTATGGGTCGTGACCCACCCATGCATGCTGCTAGTGGGCATAGGTATGTTGCGACCCATGCCCTCTGCCAGTGAATGAATGGGGCAATGGGGCAATCCCAACCCCTTCAATGGTTACTGGGGTGACCCACCTATGCACGTCGTTAATGGGCATGGGTGGGTTCTGTATGAGGGTGGGGGGCACATCCACTACCTTTATTGGTGGAAGAGTCTCTAtgttccttctctctctttttgagCAATTTTATTGGGTCAGACGCGATCTTATGCCTACGTGTCATAGTTTTGGTTAGAAACCTAACAAGTATACATAAGTAGCAATTTAATAATGGAGCATACATTATAGAGtgatttgattaattttaaaCCTTAAGGAttgattttataaaatattaaacctTAATGACCTTTACAATATtgttctcaaaataaaataacatgtcAATTGAAACTGTTCATAATATTTTGGCGTTTAATTAACATGAATGTAATCGATAAACGATTAAATATTTTAGTGACGTCATGTGGAAAGTACCAATTTCAcattttctccaaaattattatttgtgaCCAAAAATAACTTTTCCTATAAGTCCCAACAGATAGATCAATTTCAATTATTACAGCTTTGACATTGATATGGCTtttagagaaatgttacacATACTTTCAAGTAATCAAGTGCATTATTTGATGTGACaatgaaaattatcattagattttgaatagattactattgaattttggattaaatgataatttttattgtcacttTAATCGGAAAGTGTGCACTTAAATGTGTGGGAGTGAGAGTGTGTGCTGCATTTATCTTTATCAAATAtccaagttaaaaaaaaaaaaaaaaaaaaatctaaagagaAGGGCCTTCATCTTGGGCTTCCCCCAATTTGGGCCTTCAAAAAATTCTCAGCGGGCTTCGGTCATCTCACAAGCCACAAGTCCCAGTTCACCCCCCCACAATATACACCCCCGCGCATCCTGCAGAAACCAGAAAACGACACAAACCGGATAAGCAACCCGCCGGCACTGCACTCCCTCATCCTCATAAACACTCTCTCAGtaagagctctctctctctctctctcccaaagcCCATTTGAACGGCTATTAGGACTTTTTTCTATCCTCAAAACCCTCAACCGGGGAAAATAAGTTCTTAATGCctgttttagtttatatatCTCTTTGAAGCAtgctttttggttgtttgtctTTGGTTCTATACAAGTAGGTTAAAATTATGGATTTCATGGTGCCCACAAAGCAAACCCCTGAAGGGTTTTGCTCATTTTCAGATTTTCATAGGGAGGGCGCTAGAAGTGTTACTAGTTTTGGAGGTAGGGTTAGGGGTAGTTTTGGTTCCAGCTTTAGTTCAGCGAGAGTCCATATGGGCTGCAAAGCTCACGTTTTTGTCCTCTCTGCTGATGGTATTCATGGTAAAAAACCTGAGGGGCCCCGGAAACAAAGGAAGATTCGTGTGTTTGCTGTTTCCAACGTCGAGAATTTTGGTTCAAATGGTAGATTGCAACATGGTGAACAAATCCCACATGGGCATTTGAATGGCACAGAGTCCTCATCGACCACCTCGCACAGTTTTGAGGAATTTGAGGGTAATAATCATCTAAGAAAGTTGGTTAGAAATGGGGAATTAGAAGAAGGGTTTAAGTTTCTCCAGGACATGGTTTATCGGGGTGATATACCGGATATTATCGCTTGCACTAGTCTGATCCGTGGGTTCTGTAAGATGGGTAAAACTAGGAAGGCAACTCGGGTTATGGACATTCTGGAGGAGTCTGGAGCTGTTCCTGATGTTATAACTTACAATGTTTTGATTAGTGGGTATTGCAAGTCTGGGGAGATTGACAATGCCTTACGGGTCCTGGACAGAATGAGCATTGCTCCAGATGTTGTTACATATAATACGATTTTGCGAACTTTGTGTGATAGTGGGAAACTGAAGCAAGCAATGGAAGTTCTCGATTGGCAGTTGCAAAGGGAGTGTTATCCAGATGTGATTACGTATACTATATTGATTGAGGCAACTTGCAAGGAAAGTGGGGTTGGGCAAGCAATGAAACTCCTAGATGAGATGAGGAATAAAGGATGCAAACCTGATGTGGTTACTTACAATGTTCTTATCAATGGAATTTGTAAGGAAGGGAGGTTGGATGAGGCAATCAAGTTTTTGAATAACATGCCATCATATGGTTGCCAACCCAATGTAATTACCCATAATATTATCTTGCGGAGCATGTGTAGCACTGGGAGGTGGATGGATGCTGAAAGACTCCTAGCTGAGATGCTTCGCAAAGGGTGTTCTCCTAGTGTCGttactttcaatattttgataaatttctTGTGCCGAAAGGGTTTACTCGGTCGAGCAATTGACATTTTGGAGAAGATGCCTAAGCATGGTTGTACTCCAAATTCCTTGAGTTATAACCCATTGCTTCATGGGTTTTGCCAAGAAAAGAAGATGGA
Coding sequences within:
- the LOC133871359 gene encoding pentatricopeptide repeat-containing protein At1g09900, giving the protein MDFMVPTKQTPEGFCSFSDFHREGARSVTSFGGRVRGSFGSSFSSARVHMGCKAHVFVLSADGIHGKKPEGPRKQRKIRVFAVSNVENFGSNGRLQHGEQIPHGHLNGTESSSTTSHSFEEFEGNNHLRKLVRNGELEEGFKFLQDMVYRGDIPDIIACTSLIRGFCKMGKTRKATRVMDILEESGAVPDVITYNVLISGYCKSGEIDNALRVLDRMSIAPDVVTYNTILRTLCDSGKLKQAMEVLDWQLQRECYPDVITYTILIEATCKESGVGQAMKLLDEMRNKGCKPDVVTYNVLINGICKEGRLDEAIKFLNNMPSYGCQPNVITHNIILRSMCSTGRWMDAERLLAEMLRKGCSPSVVTFNILINFLCRKGLLGRAIDILEKMPKHGCTPNSLSYNPLLHGFCQEKKMDRAIEYLDVMVSRGCYPDIVTYNTLLTALCKDGKVDVAVEILNQLSSKGCSPVLITYNTVIDGLSKVGQTARAIELLDEMRGKGLKPDVITYSSLVGGLSREGKIDEAIKFFHDLERLGVRPNAITYNSIMWGLSKAQQTSRAIDFLAYMVSRGCKPTEASYTILIEGIANEGLAKEALELLNQLCSRGVVKKSSAEQVVVRM